A DNA window from Anastrepha ludens isolate Willacy chromosome 6, idAnaLude1.1, whole genome shotgun sequence contains the following coding sequences:
- the LOC128866443 gene encoding solute carrier organic anion transporter family member 3A1-like isoform X1, whose amino-acid sequence MVEIDDQRTNHEHERDKDAQDSHETIDRDNDVESRLLDNGNVKSSEKSNGAKNNEKSHHDQSMTDEINQILRDMPLTDDMTCGFWIFKGRFFQRFANQTAYVLLYGMVGCVFSMTYAYFNGTITTIEKRFKIPSKNTGIISVGNDISQMMVSAVLSYYAGKGHRPRWIGFGLLTIVIFCLMTVLPHLLYGPGDDALALTAEFGAQPDENATMDAIEKQGSKTLCRLNGRGAECEVGEGNLAPQLVLFVAQFISGIGGSLYYTLGVSYMDDNTKKSRTPALLSLSYFLRMLGPAFGYALASFCLRVYIAPNLHPVINNQDPRWLGAWWIGWLVIGGMIFFSGVFLTMFPKVLPRAAARRMVEEERRKRISLKERQENGNKEPTEKDRLAAEMEEKPKEETKASFKDMLATFKRLTTNKTLMCNNFSSVFYLFGYTPYWIFTPKYIEIQYRQSAATSSMVTGTVALAFSAAGVLLSGFVISRYKPRARYMAAWNVIVGFLAVGGILAYAFIGCPGNEQSVIVNIHDSSAVNSTPTCNSDCHCDYVRYSPVCGENNMTYISPCHAGCKKQHKTASGRKIYFDCSCIPNNSFNQSSKPLFKRLTVMDLTSENYDGDDVNASTTIMSELPTTTLGTTLPTSLSTAYPDALLGGQAIPGACPVNCFAQFVTFLSVMCCLKFVGATGRASNFLVSVRCVPEKDKTAAMGFGMMMMSMLAFIPSPIFFGWVLDRLCLVWGKTCTNKGNCWLYDPESLRYTLNITSSVFVAIGALFDWGVWYYVKDLKIFDEEVKEVEMKIVQHEEEVSSIKDLEA is encoded by the exons ATGGTTGAGATCGATGATCAGCGCACAAATCATGAACATGAACGTGATAAGGATGCGCAGGATAGTCATGAGACCATTGATCGGGATAACGATGTTGAGTCGCGTCTTCTCGACAACGGCAATGTGAAGTCCAGTGAAAAGTCAAATGGTGcaaaaaataatgagaaatcACATCATGATCAATCAATGACAGATGAAATCAATCAAATATTAAGGGATATGCCGTTAACGGATGATATGACATGCGGATTTTGGATATTCAAGGGACGGTTCTTTCAAAG ATTCGCGAATCAAACAGCCTATGTCCTACTCTACGGCATGGTAGGCTGTGTGTTCTCAATGACCTACGCCTACTTCAATGGCACGATCACAACTATAGAGAAGCGATTCAAAATACCATCGAAGAATACCGGCATTATATCGGTGGGCAATGATATCAGTCAAATGATGGTCTCCGCGGTATTGAGTTACTATGCGGGTAAAGGACATCGACCGCGTTGGATTGGTTTTG GTCTATTAACAATTGTGATTTTCTGCTTAATGACGGTATTGCCACATCTCCTGTATGGACCTGGTGATGATGCATTGGCGTTAACTGCTGAATTTGGCGCACAACCCGATGAAAATGCTACTATGGATGCGATCGAAAAGCAAGGTTCGAAGACGTTGTGCCGACTAAATGGGCGCGGTGCGGAGTGTGAGGTGGGCGAAGGCAATTTGGCACCACAACTGGTGCTATTCGTGGCACAATTCATCTCGGGCATTGGCGGTTCGCTATACTACACGCTGGGCGTTTCGTATATGGATGATAATACGAAAAAGTCGCGAACACCGGCATTGCTAA GTTTATCCTACTTTTTACGCATGCTGGGTCCAGCATTCGGTTATGCGCTCGCTTCCTTCTGCCTGCGCGTTTATATAGCACCAAATTTGCATCCAGTCATCAATAATCAGGATCCACGCTGGTTGGGTGCTTGGTGGATAGGTTGGCTGGTGATCGGCGGTATGATCTTCTTCTCTGGCGTCTTCCTTACGATGTTCCCGAAAGTTTTGCCACGCGCTGCAGCAAGGCGCATGGTCGAAGAGGAGCGCCGTAAGCGTATTTCGTTGAAAGAGCGGCAAGAGAATGGCAACAAGGAACCGACAGAGAAAGATCGGTTAGCCGCTGAGATGGAGGAGAAGCCAAAAGAGGAGACCAAAGCTTCATTCAAGGATATGTTGGCAACATTCAAGCGACTCACCACGAATAAAACTTTAATGTGCAATAATTTCTCCTCGGTTTTCTATCTCTTCGGCTATACACCGTATTGGATATTCACGCCTAAGTACATCGAAATACAATACCGACAGTCAGCAGCGACTTCTAG CATGGTCACCGGTACTGTCGCCTTGGCCTTTTCTGCCGCCGGTGTATTACTCTCAGGCTTTGTGATATCGCGCTATAAGCCACGCGCGCGCTATATGGCTGCTTGGAATGTTATAGTTGGTTTCCTGGCCGTGGGTGGCATCTTGGCATATGCGTTTATCGGTTGTCCGGGCAATGAGCAATCGGTAATTGTCAACATACATGACAG TAGTGCCGTAAACAGCACACCCACCTGCAACTCGGATTGCCACTGCGATTATGTGCGCTACTCACCGGTTTGCGGCGAAAACAATATGACTTACATCTCCCCTTGCCATGCAGGCTGCAAGAAGCAACACAAAACGGCAAGTGGGCGCAAG ATTTACTTTGATTGCTCTTGCATACCTAACAACAGCTTTAATCAGAGTTCGAAACCCCTATTTAAACGTCTCACTGTGATGGATCTGACATCGGAGAATTATGATGGCGATGACGTTAATGCAAGTACCACAATAATGTCAGAGTTGCCAACCACAACATTGGGTACAACTTTACCCACCTCACTGAGCACGGCGTATCCAGAT GCGCTGCTCGGCGGTCAGGCGATACCCGGCGCCTGCCCGGTGAATTGTTTTGCCCAGTTCGTCACTTTCTTGTCGGTGATGTGTTGCCTTAAATTTGTCGGCGCTACGGGACGCGCCTCGAATTTCTTGGTATCCGTACGTTGCGTACCAGAAAAGGATAAAACGGCTGCAATGGGTTTCGGTATGATGATGATGTCTATGCTAGCATTTATACCAAGTCCAATTTTCTTCGGCTGGGTGCTGGATCGCCTTTGCCTCGTGTGGGGTAAAACGTGCACCAATAAAGGAAATTGTTGGCTTTACGATCCGGAATCACTGAG ATATACACTCAATATAACCTCCTCAGTATTTGTCGCTATTGGTGCCTTATTCGATTGGGGTGTCTGGTATTACGTGAAAGATCTAAAAATCTTCGATGAGGAGGTAAAAGAGGTGGAAATGAAAATTGTGCAGCATGAAGAGGAAGTGAGTTCCATTAAGGATTTGGAAGCATAA
- the LOC128866443 gene encoding solute carrier organic anion transporter family member 1A6-like isoform X2 has translation MVEIDDQRTNHEHERDKDAQDSHETIDRDNDVESRLLDNGNVKSSEKSNGAKNNEKSHHDQSMTDEINQILRDMPLTDDMTCGFWIFKGRFFQRFANQTAYVLLYGMVGCVFSMTYAYFNGTITTIEKRFKIPSKNTGIISVGNDISQMMVSAVLSYYAGKGHRPRWIGFGLLTIVIFCLMTVLPHLLYGPGDDALALTAEFGAQPDENATMDAIEKQGSKTLCRLNGRGAECEVGEGNLAPQLVLFVAQFISGIGGSLYYTLGVSYMDDNTKKSRTPALLSLSYFLRMLGPAFGYALASFCLRVYIAPNLHPVINNQDPRWLGAWWIGWLVIGGMIFFSGVFLTMFPKVLPRAAARRMVEEERRKRISLKERQENGNKEPTEKDRLAAEMEEKPKEETKASFKDMLATFKRLTTNKTLMCNNFSSVFYLFGYTPYWIFTPKYIEIQYRQSAATSSMVTGTVALAFSAAGVLLSGFVISRYKPRARYMAAWNVIVGFLAVGGILAYAFIGCPGNEQSVIVNIHDSAVNSTPTCNSDCHCDYVRYSPVCGENNMTYISPCHAGCKKQHKTASGRKIYFDCSCIPNNSFNQSSKPLFKRLTVMDLTSENYDGDDVNASTTIMSELPTTTLGTTLPTSLSTAYPDALLGGQAIPGACPVNCFAQFVTFLSVMCCLKFVGATGRASNFLVSVRCVPEKDKTAAMGFGMMMMSMLAFIPSPIFFGWVLDRLCLVWGKTCTNKGNCWLYDPESLRYTLNITSSVFVAIGALFDWGVWYYVKDLKIFDEEVKEVEMKIVQHEEEVSSIKDLEA, from the exons ATGGTTGAGATCGATGATCAGCGCACAAATCATGAACATGAACGTGATAAGGATGCGCAGGATAGTCATGAGACCATTGATCGGGATAACGATGTTGAGTCGCGTCTTCTCGACAACGGCAATGTGAAGTCCAGTGAAAAGTCAAATGGTGcaaaaaataatgagaaatcACATCATGATCAATCAATGACAGATGAAATCAATCAAATATTAAGGGATATGCCGTTAACGGATGATATGACATGCGGATTTTGGATATTCAAGGGACGGTTCTTTCAAAG ATTCGCGAATCAAACAGCCTATGTCCTACTCTACGGCATGGTAGGCTGTGTGTTCTCAATGACCTACGCCTACTTCAATGGCACGATCACAACTATAGAGAAGCGATTCAAAATACCATCGAAGAATACCGGCATTATATCGGTGGGCAATGATATCAGTCAAATGATGGTCTCCGCGGTATTGAGTTACTATGCGGGTAAAGGACATCGACCGCGTTGGATTGGTTTTG GTCTATTAACAATTGTGATTTTCTGCTTAATGACGGTATTGCCACATCTCCTGTATGGACCTGGTGATGATGCATTGGCGTTAACTGCTGAATTTGGCGCACAACCCGATGAAAATGCTACTATGGATGCGATCGAAAAGCAAGGTTCGAAGACGTTGTGCCGACTAAATGGGCGCGGTGCGGAGTGTGAGGTGGGCGAAGGCAATTTGGCACCACAACTGGTGCTATTCGTGGCACAATTCATCTCGGGCATTGGCGGTTCGCTATACTACACGCTGGGCGTTTCGTATATGGATGATAATACGAAAAAGTCGCGAACACCGGCATTGCTAA GTTTATCCTACTTTTTACGCATGCTGGGTCCAGCATTCGGTTATGCGCTCGCTTCCTTCTGCCTGCGCGTTTATATAGCACCAAATTTGCATCCAGTCATCAATAATCAGGATCCACGCTGGTTGGGTGCTTGGTGGATAGGTTGGCTGGTGATCGGCGGTATGATCTTCTTCTCTGGCGTCTTCCTTACGATGTTCCCGAAAGTTTTGCCACGCGCTGCAGCAAGGCGCATGGTCGAAGAGGAGCGCCGTAAGCGTATTTCGTTGAAAGAGCGGCAAGAGAATGGCAACAAGGAACCGACAGAGAAAGATCGGTTAGCCGCTGAGATGGAGGAGAAGCCAAAAGAGGAGACCAAAGCTTCATTCAAGGATATGTTGGCAACATTCAAGCGACTCACCACGAATAAAACTTTAATGTGCAATAATTTCTCCTCGGTTTTCTATCTCTTCGGCTATACACCGTATTGGATATTCACGCCTAAGTACATCGAAATACAATACCGACAGTCAGCAGCGACTTCTAG CATGGTCACCGGTACTGTCGCCTTGGCCTTTTCTGCCGCCGGTGTATTACTCTCAGGCTTTGTGATATCGCGCTATAAGCCACGCGCGCGCTATATGGCTGCTTGGAATGTTATAGTTGGTTTCCTGGCCGTGGGTGGCATCTTGGCATATGCGTTTATCGGTTGTCCGGGCAATGAGCAATCGGTAATTGTCAACATACATGACAG TGCCGTAAACAGCACACCCACCTGCAACTCGGATTGCCACTGCGATTATGTGCGCTACTCACCGGTTTGCGGCGAAAACAATATGACTTACATCTCCCCTTGCCATGCAGGCTGCAAGAAGCAACACAAAACGGCAAGTGGGCGCAAG ATTTACTTTGATTGCTCTTGCATACCTAACAACAGCTTTAATCAGAGTTCGAAACCCCTATTTAAACGTCTCACTGTGATGGATCTGACATCGGAGAATTATGATGGCGATGACGTTAATGCAAGTACCACAATAATGTCAGAGTTGCCAACCACAACATTGGGTACAACTTTACCCACCTCACTGAGCACGGCGTATCCAGAT GCGCTGCTCGGCGGTCAGGCGATACCCGGCGCCTGCCCGGTGAATTGTTTTGCCCAGTTCGTCACTTTCTTGTCGGTGATGTGTTGCCTTAAATTTGTCGGCGCTACGGGACGCGCCTCGAATTTCTTGGTATCCGTACGTTGCGTACCAGAAAAGGATAAAACGGCTGCAATGGGTTTCGGTATGATGATGATGTCTATGCTAGCATTTATACCAAGTCCAATTTTCTTCGGCTGGGTGCTGGATCGCCTTTGCCTCGTGTGGGGTAAAACGTGCACCAATAAAGGAAATTGTTGGCTTTACGATCCGGAATCACTGAG ATATACACTCAATATAACCTCCTCAGTATTTGTCGCTATTGGTGCCTTATTCGATTGGGGTGTCTGGTATTACGTGAAAGATCTAAAAATCTTCGATGAGGAGGTAAAAGAGGTGGAAATGAAAATTGTGCAGCATGAAGAGGAAGTGAGTTCCATTAAGGATTTGGAAGCATAA